One Ostrea edulis chromosome 2, xbOstEdul1.1, whole genome shotgun sequence genomic region harbors:
- the LOC125682560 gene encoding heat shock 70 kDa protein 12B-like, which produces MSKGRVSKTDSILIVAIDFGTTYSGYAFQFRHDYESDRIGSIFANTSWTAQSGNGLTSWKTPTTLLLNPDSTFNSFGYDAEEEYQELIENEEHHDFHYFRRFKMMLHNKVIMNRDVEIEDSGGRKYSARTVFKHSIDFLNKHFFKTIENRSLGIEYKHIQWVLTVPAIWNEPAKQFMREAAVEAGIPSNRLQLALEPEAASLFCKYVPSEMQTDEDGLNTKIVPFSIGTRYMILDLGGGTGDVTVHEVVDEDSLKELNVASGGAWGGTNVDRAYFNMLKSIFGEDTLKKFKIERRTDMLEFQRDFEMKKRHIRDKLGQSIRPVIISIPAQLSEFIKEIKGISLQDAVANSEFADKIKIKPGNKLAIARELMEELFDGPRKEIISHVRNILENQDSEHRISAILMVGGFSTSNIIVDAVRQAFPHLRVVVPPEPDLAVVKGAVLYGHAPLTISSRVCKYTYGVAIYVDFNDKIHPPEKRVQIDEDDHKEVLCKDVFSQFIGVGESVSVNGSVDKIYDVTKPHAPMSLQIFATPEKSPLFTTDKYCEMLGTITINPPQDGWKKGAKIKVSMKFGGAEFEVHATDFQNPNTFYSTHFDFLL; this is translated from the exons GAAGAGTGTCGAAGACGGACTCCATATTGATTGTGGCTATTGACTTTGGAACAACATACTCTGGCTATGCCTTTCAATTTCGGCATGACTATGAGTCAGACAGAATTGGAAGCATATTTGCAAACACATCTTGGACGGCACAAAGCGGAAATGGTCTGACGTCATGGAAAACGCCAACCACTTTGCTTTTAAATCCGGATAGCACTTTCAATTCGTTTGGTTACGATGCTGAAGAGGAATATCAGGAGTTGATAGAAAACGAAGAACACCACGACTTTCATTATTTCCGTCGATtcaaaatgatgcttcataACAAAGtg ATTATGAATCGTGACGTCGAAATTGAAGATTCAGGTGGTCGCAAGTATTCTGCCCGAACAGTTTTCAAACACTCGATTGACTTCTTGAATAAGCATTTCTTCAAGACTATTGAAAATCGTTCCTTAGGTATAGAATATAAGCACATCCAATGGGTCCTTACAGTACCTGCAATATGGAACGAGCCCGCTAAACAATTTATGAGAGAAGCTGCTGTGGAA GCAGGAATACCATCAAATAGATTGCAGCTAGCTCTTGAACCGGAAGctgcttcattattttgtaaatatgttccATCAGAGATGCAGACAGACGAGGACGGACTGAATACGAAAATAGTTCCATTTAGCATTGGGACTCGTTATATGATTCTTGATCTCGGAG GCGGAACTGGTGACGTCACAGTTCATGAAGTCGTCGACGAAGACTCACTTAAGGAACTCAACGTTGCTAGCGGAGGTGCTTGGGGAGGTACGAATGTGGACAGGGCCTATTTCAACATGCTTAAATCTATCTTTGGGGAGGATACTCTGAAGAAATTCAAAATCGAAAGGCGGACAGATATGTTAGAGTTTCAGAGAGACTTTGAGATGAAAAAGAGACATATCCGAGATAAGTTGGGACAAAGCATTCGACCAGTCATCATCTCTATTCCAGCGCAACTTTCAgaatttataaaagaaataaaaggcATTAGTTTACAGGATGCGGTTGCAAATTCGGAATTCGCtgacaaaattaaaatcaaaccaGGAAACAAGCTTGCTATTGCTAGGGAATTAATGGAAGAGCTCTTTGACGGCCCAAGAAAAGAAATTATAAGCCATGTTCGAAACATTCTGGAAAACCAAGATTCTGAACACAGGATATCGGCCATTTTGATGGTTGGTGGATTCTCTACATCCAATATAATAGTAGATGCTGTGAGACAAGCATTTCCCCATCTCCGCGTTGTGGTGCCCCCGGAGCCGGACTTGGCGGTTGTTAAAGGAGCTGTGTTATATGGTCATGCTCCGTTGACCATTTCTTCCCGTGTCTGCAAATATACATATGGGGTTGCTATTTACGTCGATTTCAATGATAAAATACACCCACCTGAAAAAAGGGTCCAAATAGACGAAGACGACCACAAGGAAGTGCTTTGTAAAGATGTCTTCAGCCAATTTATTGGGGTCGGTGAAAGTGTTAGTGTCAATGGCAGCGTTGACAAAATATACGATGTGACAAAGCCACACGCTCCAATGTCTCTACAAATATTTGCAACCCCCGAGAAAAGCCCGTTGTTCACAACAGACAAGTACTGCGAGATGCTGGGTACCATCACTATCAACCCACCACAAGATGGATGGAAGAAAGGCGCAAAAATTAAAGTGTCTATGAAATTTGGGGGAGCAGAGTTCGAAGTTCATGCCACTGACTTTCAAAATCCAAACACATTCTACTCCACACACTTCGATTTTCtgttgtaa